One region of Niallia sp. Man26 genomic DNA includes:
- the spoVB gene encoding stage V sporulation protein B — MSKFLKGTIILLAAGLITRVLGFINRIVIARFIGEDGVGLYMMVYPTLILVVTITQLGLPVAISKNVAEAYAEGNQRKVKSILVVSLSTTLGLALVFTPLLYLLAPYLAETLFNDRRTLVPMMAIAPIIPVIAVSSVLRGYFQGKQTMKPAAVSQVIEQVIRITLIAVLTKAFLPMGIEYAATGAMLAGVIGELASLLYLLASFKWKKSFSLRNKFLQYIVKGKTTFNELMQIALPTTGSRMIGSIAWFLEPIVVAQSLAIAGLTAVNATKQYGVLTGFALPLLMLPSFFTQSLSTSLVPAISEANASNQKQTIDYLLQQALRFTFMTGGLAVIVLYALAEPLMTVMYGSTKGTTFILLMAPFFILNYYQGPLQAALQALNLARAAMINSFIGAAVKTAVILLLASRPEFGIYGVAIALIVGFVLTTLLHFATITKSIGFSIYVKDYAKMLAVIFISGYAGAFLANLSWIDSLVLMVAADTIIISLLYLILLFVFKLIKKEDIRRIPWIGPILTGK, encoded by the coding sequence ATGTCTAAGTTTTTGAAAGGCACCATTATACTGCTAGCAGCAGGACTGATCACTAGAGTTTTAGGTTTTATCAATCGCATCGTTATTGCCCGATTTATAGGGGAAGATGGAGTCGGGCTGTACATGATGGTATATCCCACACTCATTTTAGTCGTGACCATCACTCAACTTGGACTGCCTGTCGCCATTTCAAAAAACGTGGCAGAAGCATATGCGGAAGGGAATCAGCGCAAAGTCAAATCCATACTTGTCGTTTCTTTATCAACGACACTTGGACTTGCATTGGTTTTTACACCGCTTTTATATTTGCTTGCTCCATATTTGGCTGAAACATTATTTAATGACAGAAGAACACTAGTGCCAATGATGGCCATCGCACCGATTATTCCTGTCATCGCTGTCTCTTCTGTTCTAAGAGGATATTTCCAAGGGAAACAAACGATGAAGCCGGCAGCTGTTTCACAGGTAATTGAACAAGTTATCCGCATCACGTTAATAGCTGTTCTTACGAAAGCATTCTTGCCTATGGGAATTGAATATGCTGCTACAGGAGCGATGCTCGCTGGGGTTATTGGAGAATTGGCTTCTCTTCTTTACTTGCTCGCCTCTTTCAAATGGAAAAAGAGCTTTTCCCTTCGAAACAAATTCTTGCAGTATATAGTGAAAGGGAAAACCACCTTTAACGAGCTTATGCAAATTGCCCTTCCTACTACAGGAAGCAGAATGATTGGGAGTATTGCATGGTTTTTAGAGCCTATTGTGGTGGCGCAAAGCTTGGCTATCGCTGGGCTTACTGCCGTCAATGCTACGAAGCAATACGGAGTGTTAACAGGATTTGCACTGCCTCTTTTGATGCTTCCTTCGTTTTTCACACAATCACTGTCCACATCGCTTGTTCCTGCCATAAGTGAAGCCAATGCTAGCAATCAAAAGCAAACGATAGATTATTTGCTGCAGCAAGCGTTAAGGTTCACGTTCATGACAGGCGGACTTGCTGTGATTGTGCTGTATGCATTGGCAGAGCCTTTAATGACCGTCATGTATGGCAGCACAAAGGGGACAACCTTTATTTTGCTGATGGCACCATTTTTTATCTTGAACTACTATCAAGGACCGCTTCAAGCAGCACTGCAGGCGCTTAACTTGGCAAGGGCTGCGATGATAAACAGTTTTATCGGAGCAGCTGTGAAAACAGCCGTTATTCTCCTTCTTGCCAGCAGGCCGGAGTTCGGTATTTACGGGGTAGCCATTGCTTTAATAGTCGGCTTTGTTCTCACAACATTGCTTCATTTCGCTACTATAACTAAATCTATAGGATTTTCTATTTATGTAAAAGATTACGCCAAAATGCTTGCTGTCATCTTTATTTCCGGCTATGCTGGAGCATTTCTGGCTAACTTAAGCTGGATAGACAGCCTTGTGTTAATGGTGGCAGCAGATACAATTATCATTAGCTTGTTGTACCTGATTTTGCTTTTTGTTTTTAAGCTCATTAAAAAAGAAGATATTAGACGGATTCCGTGGATCGGTCCCATATTGACAGGAAAATGA
- a CDS encoding DUF421 domain-containing protein, with translation MEEYIVILLRTLLLYAIIVLVFRMMGKREIGELSILDLVVYIMIAEIAVAAIEDIKTELVPTILPIFILLLIQIGLAALSLKSKKIRDLIDGKPTIIINKGKIDEKAMRSQRYNMDDLLLQLREKDVRNVADVEFAILETSGKLSVFEKEPNKSGVTIPLIIDGVIQEASLKEIGKSHGWLQQELKKQGHLKIDKISFCSFQDDKFYIDYFDEK, from the coding sequence ATGGAGGAGTATATTGTCATTCTGCTGAGGACTCTATTGCTTTATGCCATCATCGTTCTCGTTTTCCGCATGATGGGTAAACGGGAAATAGGGGAGTTAAGCATTCTTGACTTAGTTGTATATATTATGATTGCAGAAATTGCTGTTGCAGCGATTGAAGATATTAAAACAGAGCTTGTTCCTACTATTTTGCCAATATTTATTCTGCTTCTGATTCAGATTGGTCTGGCAGCTCTTTCCCTTAAAAGTAAAAAAATTAGAGATTTGATTGACGGGAAACCAACCATCATTATCAATAAAGGGAAAATTGATGAAAAAGCAATGCGTTCCCAGCGCTACAATATGGACGATTTACTCCTGCAGCTTCGCGAGAAGGATGTTCGTAATGTTGCTGATGTTGAATTTGCGATATTAGAAACGTCTGGAAAGCTGTCTGTTTTCGAAAAGGAGCCGAACAAATCAGGCGTTACCATTCCTTTAATAATCGATGGGGTCATTCAAGAGGCAAGTCTTAAAGAAATTGGAAAAAGTCATGGCTGGTTACAGCAGGAGCTGAAGAAACAGGGGCATCTAAAGATAGATAAGATATCCTTCTGCAGTTTCCAGGATGATAAATTTTATATTGATTATTTTGACGAAAAATGA
- a CDS encoding TIGR04086 family membrane protein: MEESKNVGSAVLYGLIAIFTLFITSSIVFSLLLRFTSLQEASLQYIITAVSFITLFAGGFISGGKGKQKGWFLGGITGLIYFLIVFLFSFLGLDQLFTFEQFIYHVCYTLIAMMGGILGVNLSKS; encoded by the coding sequence ATCGAAGAAAGCAAAAATGTCGGCAGTGCTGTATTATATGGCCTGATAGCGATCTTTACCCTATTTATTACAAGCAGCATTGTCTTTTCCTTGCTGCTGAGATTCACTTCCCTTCAGGAAGCATCCTTGCAATACATAATCACTGCTGTGTCGTTTATTACTTTGTTTGCAGGAGGGTTTATATCTGGTGGGAAAGGTAAGCAAAAGGGCTGGTTTCTCGGGGGGATAACAGGCTTGATTTATTTCCTGATAGTGTTCTTGTTCAGCTTTTTAGGCTTGGATCAGCTCTTTACTTTCGAGCAGTTCATTTACCATGTTTGCTATACGCTGATCGCGATGATGGGCGGCATATTAGGAGTTAATCTTTCGAAATCTTAA
- the yajC gene encoding preprotein translocase subunit YajC, whose product MQNIMGLLPFILMFVLFYFLLIRPQQKRQKAVRQMQSDLKKGDKIVTIGGLHGTVDAIDEGTVVLKSPDGSRLTFDRNAVREVLESSSTVLDKA is encoded by the coding sequence ATGCAAAACATTATGGGGCTACTACCATTTATTTTAATGTTTGTTCTATTCTACTTTTTGCTTATCCGTCCGCAGCAAAAGCGTCAAAAAGCGGTAAGGCAAATGCAGAGTGATTTGAAAAAAGGGGACAAGATTGTCACGATTGGCGGACTTCATGGCACAGTCGATGCAATCGATGAAGGCACTGTTGTTCTTAAGTCTCCAGACGGAAGCCGTCTGACTTTTGACCGCAATGCAGTTCGTGAAGTTCTGGAATCTTCCAGCACTGTCCTGGACAAAGCATAA
- the tgt gene encoding tRNA guanosine(34) transglycosylase Tgt, whose product MTAIRYELIKTCKQTGARLGIVHTPHGSFETPTFMPVGTLATVKTMAPEDLKTMGANIILSNTYHLWLRPGHEIVKEAGGLHKFMNWDKAILTDSGGFQVFSLSDFRKIEEEGVHFRNHLNGDKLFLSPEKAMEIQNALGSDIMMAFDECPPYPAEYDYMKASVERTSRWAERCLKAHGRPEDQGLFGIIQGGEYEELRKQSARDLVSLDFPGYAVGGLSVGEPKDVMNRVLEFTTPLMPDNKPRYLMGVGSPDSLIDGAIRGIDMFDCVLPTRIARNGTCMTSEGRLVVKNAKYARDFGPLDPECDCYTCKNYSRAYIRHLIRCDETFGIRLTSYHNLYFLLNLMENVRQAIREDRLGDFKEEFFERYGFNKPNARNF is encoded by the coding sequence TTGACTGCAATACGTTATGAATTAATTAAGACGTGTAAACAAACAGGAGCAAGGCTTGGTATCGTGCACACTCCGCACGGTTCCTTTGAAACTCCTACATTTATGCCTGTCGGTACATTGGCGACAGTAAAAACGATGGCGCCAGAAGACTTGAAGACTATGGGTGCAAATATTATCTTGAGCAATACGTATCATTTATGGCTCCGCCCTGGTCATGAAATTGTGAAAGAGGCGGGAGGCCTGCACAAATTCATGAATTGGGACAAAGCGATTTTGACTGATTCAGGCGGTTTCCAAGTGTTCTCATTAAGTGATTTCCGCAAAATTGAGGAAGAGGGAGTTCATTTTAGAAATCACCTAAATGGAGATAAGCTGTTCCTTTCACCTGAAAAAGCGATGGAAATCCAAAATGCGTTAGGTTCAGACATTATGATGGCATTTGATGAATGTCCGCCATATCCTGCAGAGTATGACTATATGAAAGCATCGGTAGAGCGTACATCAAGATGGGCTGAGCGTTGTTTGAAAGCACATGGCAGACCAGAGGACCAAGGCTTGTTCGGAATCATCCAAGGTGGAGAATATGAAGAGCTGCGCAAACAGAGTGCAAGAGATCTTGTATCTTTAGACTTCCCAGGCTATGCAGTCGGCGGCCTTTCTGTCGGCGAGCCGAAGGATGTTATGAACCGAGTGCTTGAGTTCACAACACCATTAATGCCGGATAATAAGCCGCGTTACTTAATGGGTGTTGGTTCACCTGATTCCTTAATAGATGGGGCAATCAGAGGGATTGATATGTTTGACTGTGTTCTTCCGACACGCATTGCCCGCAACGGCACATGCATGACAAGCGAGGGCAGACTTGTAGTGAAAAACGCAAAATATGCTAGAGATTTCGGGCCGCTTGACCCGGAATGCGACTGCTATACATGCAAAAACTACAGCCGAGCTTACATCCGTCATTTAATCAGATGTGATGAAACTTTCGGAATAAGACTTACATCTTACCATAATCTCTATTTTCTGTTAAACTTAATGGAGAATGTCAGACAAGCGATTCGTGAAGATCGATTGGGGGACTTCAAAGAAGAGTTTTTCGAGCGCTACGGCTTCAATAAGCCAAATGCTAGAAACTTTTAA
- the queA gene encoding tRNA preQ1(34) S-adenosylmethionine ribosyltransferase-isomerase QueA, with amino-acid sequence MKVDLFDFHLPEELIAQVPLKDRTSSRLMVVDKETGSLEHRTFKDIIEYINPGDCLVLNDTRVLPARLHGEKEDTGAHIEVLLLKQQEGEQWETLVKPAKRVKKGTVISFGDGKLRAVCKEELEHGGRILEFVYDGIFYEILDELGEMPLPPYIKETLDDQDRYQTVYAKERGSAAAPTAGLHFTEELLEELKQKGVHIAFITLHVGLGTFRPVNVEDIDKHEMHAEFYQITAGTAKLLNKVRESGGRILSVGTTSTRTLETIATANDGQFVESSGWTSIFIYPGYEFKGIDGMITNFHLPKSTLIMLVSALAGREHILHAYETAVKEHYRFFSFGDAMFIR; translated from the coding sequence GTGAAAGTAGATTTATTTGATTTTCATCTGCCAGAAGAATTGATTGCACAAGTGCCTTTAAAGGATAGGACTAGCAGCAGGCTAATGGTGGTAGATAAGGAAACAGGAAGCTTAGAACACCGTACATTCAAGGATATTATTGAATACATAAACCCAGGAGATTGCCTTGTTCTTAATGACACGAGAGTATTGCCTGCAAGACTGCACGGAGAAAAGGAAGATACAGGTGCGCATATTGAGGTCCTTCTTCTTAAACAGCAAGAAGGAGAGCAATGGGAAACATTAGTGAAGCCTGCAAAGCGTGTTAAGAAGGGGACAGTTATCTCCTTTGGCGACGGTAAGCTGAGGGCTGTTTGTAAAGAAGAGCTTGAACATGGTGGCAGAATTCTTGAGTTTGTTTATGATGGAATCTTTTACGAAATTCTCGATGAGCTTGGCGAAATGCCGCTGCCTCCATACATAAAAGAAACGCTGGACGATCAAGACAGATATCAAACGGTATATGCTAAGGAAAGAGGATCGGCTGCTGCACCAACTGCCGGCCTTCATTTCACAGAGGAGCTGCTAGAGGAGCTTAAGCAAAAAGGAGTTCATATTGCATTTATCACATTGCATGTTGGTCTTGGCACATTCCGTCCAGTGAATGTGGAAGATATTGATAAACATGAAATGCATGCAGAGTTCTATCAGATTACTGCAGGCACCGCTAAGCTGCTAAATAAGGTGCGGGAAAGTGGCGGGCGTATTTTGTCTGTCGGCACAACTTCCACACGCACATTAGAGACAATTGCCACAGCAAATGACGGTCAATTTGTGGAAAGCAGCGGCTGGACAAGCATTTTTATATACCCAGGATATGAGTTCAAAGGGATTGACGGCATGATCACTAATTTCCATTTGCCAAAATCGACGCTTATCATGCTAGTAAGCGCACTTGCCGGCAGGGAACATATTCTTCATGCATATGAGACTGCTGTTAAAGAACACTACCGCTTCTTCAGCTTTGGAGATGCTATGTTCATCCGCTAA
- the ruvB gene encoding Holliday junction branch migration DNA helicase RuvB, whose translation MDDRIVSGEADSLEVSFEQSLRPLQLKEYIGQDKVKDNLEVFIKAAKFREEALDHVLLYGPPGLGKTTLATIIANEMGVNIRTTAGPAIERPGDLAAILTALEPGDVLFIDEIHRLPRAIEEVLYPAMEDYCLDIVIGKGPSARSVRLDLPPFTLVGATTRAGSVSAPLRDRFGVLSRLEYYQEEQLKSIVVRTAQVLQVDIHDGAAWEIARRSRGTPRIANRLLRRVRDFAQVKGDGSITEKLAHDSLELLQVDRLGLDHIDHKLLIGMIHKFRGGPVGLETIAATIGEEAHTIEDVYEPYLLQIGFLQRTPRGRVVTDLAYEHLNITKEV comes from the coding sequence TTGGATGATCGCATCGTATCTGGAGAAGCCGATTCATTAGAAGTTTCCTTTGAACAAAGTTTGCGTCCCCTTCAATTAAAAGAGTATATCGGTCAGGATAAAGTCAAAGATAATTTGGAAGTGTTTATTAAAGCTGCTAAATTTAGGGAAGAAGCCCTTGACCATGTCCTTTTATATGGACCGCCAGGCTTAGGAAAAACAACATTGGCAACAATTATCGCTAATGAAATGGGCGTTAATATCAGGACGACTGCCGGACCGGCAATTGAAAGGCCGGGTGATTTGGCCGCCATCCTCACCGCCCTTGAGCCTGGAGATGTTCTTTTTATTGATGAAATACATCGGCTTCCCCGAGCTATCGAAGAGGTACTTTATCCAGCCATGGAAGATTACTGCCTCGATATTGTGATTGGAAAAGGGCCTAGTGCAAGATCTGTGCGCCTTGATCTGCCGCCGTTTACACTAGTTGGTGCAACGACAAGAGCTGGCTCCGTATCTGCGCCGCTGCGAGACCGTTTCGGCGTCTTGAGCAGGCTTGAGTATTATCAAGAGGAACAGCTGAAAAGTATTGTCGTTCGTACGGCACAAGTGCTCCAAGTAGATATACATGACGGGGCTGCATGGGAAATCGCGCGAAGGTCGAGAGGAACACCGAGGATTGCAAACCGATTGCTGAGAAGGGTCAGAGACTTTGCTCAAGTAAAAGGTGATGGAAGTATTACGGAAAAACTTGCCCATGATTCTTTAGAACTTTTGCAAGTCGACCGTTTAGGTTTAGACCATATTGACCATAAATTATTAATAGGTATGATTCATAAATTTAGAGGCGGTCCTGTCGGTTTAGAGACAATTGCAGCGACGATCGGGGAAGAGGCGCACACGATTGAGGATGTGTATGAACCGTATTTACTGCAGATTGGTTTTCTGCAGCGGACACCTCGAGGCCGTGTCGTTACCGATTTAGCCTATGAGCATTTAAATATTACCAAAGAAGTATAA
- the ruvA gene encoding Holliday junction branch migration protein RuvA, giving the protein MYEYIKGKIEYIGPEYIVVENNEIGYQIKTPNPFSFSSLSNQKITVYTYHYVREDIISLYGFRSKDEKTLFIKLLNVSGIGPKGALAILASGQPDQVISAIENEDEAFLVKFPGVGKKTARQMILDLKGKLSDIMPDFFPDLFNVEEVEQKKAGESLLDEALLALSALGYTDREVKRVIPQLKKEQLTTDEYIKLALKLLLK; this is encoded by the coding sequence TTGTACGAATATATTAAAGGGAAAATAGAGTATATTGGACCTGAATACATAGTGGTTGAAAATAATGAAATCGGTTATCAAATTAAGACTCCGAACCCATTCTCTTTTTCTTCCTTATCAAACCAGAAAATCACTGTTTATACGTATCATTATGTAAGAGAAGATATTATAAGCTTATATGGTTTCCGGTCAAAGGATGAAAAGACATTATTTATAAAGCTGCTTAATGTTTCTGGTATCGGACCAAAGGGCGCTCTTGCTATTCTGGCTTCAGGACAGCCGGATCAAGTAATTTCTGCTATTGAAAATGAGGATGAGGCATTTCTTGTGAAGTTTCCTGGTGTCGGCAAAAAGACAGCAAGACAAATGATTCTTGACTTAAAAGGGAAGCTGTCAGATATCATGCCGGATTTCTTTCCAGACTTGTTCAATGTGGAAGAAGTGGAACAGAAAAAAGCTGGCGAGTCTCTTCTTGATGAAGCACTGCTTGCATTGTCTGCGCTCGGATACACGGACAGAGAGGTTAAAAGAGTTATACCACAATTGAAAAAAGAACAGCTTACAACAGACGAATATATCAAACTGGCGTTAAAGCTGCTGCTTAAGTAA
- a CDS encoding intercompartmental signaling factor BofC: MKTRFLLLFSILLIILLSASPGWGNGAHAQSPKKFSVMLQRVYLDGEVSEECVEETIWSMEDFWSKYENWQLVNMDSHQFVFRQEMDDISPLLKANGYFGVSAEGVLGVYNGKPNKSNIIQSFFQIDLEKLESKQQKNLQNGIPIKNKNRYVEVLETFKNLDTNNQAN; this comes from the coding sequence ATGAAAACCAGATTCCTTTTATTGTTCTCTATTCTTCTTATCATTCTATTATCTGCATCTCCCGGGTGGGGAAATGGAGCTCATGCACAGTCTCCGAAGAAGTTTTCTGTTATGTTGCAGAGAGTATATTTGGACGGGGAAGTTAGTGAAGAGTGTGTAGAGGAAACAATATGGTCGATGGAAGATTTCTGGTCTAAATATGAGAATTGGCAGCTGGTGAATATGGATAGTCACCAATTTGTCTTTAGACAGGAAATGGACGATATTTCTCCATTGCTTAAAGCGAATGGCTATTTCGGAGTATCAGCAGAAGGCGTTTTAGGCGTTTATAATGGTAAGCCGAATAAGTCGAATATTATTCAATCCTTCTTCCAAATAGATTTGGAGAAGCTGGAATCAAAGCAGCAAAAAAATCTGCAAAATGGGATTCCGATTAAGAATAAAAACCGCTATGTGGAAGTGCTTGAGACATTTAAAAATCTTGATACAAACAATCAAGCAAATTAA
- a CDS encoding NAD-dependent epimerase/dehydratase family protein yields MKVLVTGGASNSMAFEVIMKLIKKGIDVVIADNCEWKFTSPFHSNITYYHTALDKELLTPILQKEKVEVALHFKSEPITSNKIKDSFDQSEENIHTTMHVLEACAEAKVKKVIFPSTISVYGNQSDVAVEDSFLDPILFEGLSKKVEEKYVMHYHKLYGLDFSILRFADIYGIDNGGYIAENIERAIDGHAPLINGTGQELRNFLYIDDAVDAILAALTNGDNQVINIAADSMHSLEEAAVCVSETVGKLEPVYDREEETLVSTCPVSTHKAKELLGWEAKIPLWEGLQKTLEKTEVRKHF; encoded by the coding sequence GTGAAGGTACTTGTGACTGGGGGAGCCAGCAATAGCATGGCATTTGAAGTGATCATGAAGCTTATAAAAAAGGGGATAGATGTAGTAATTGCCGATAACTGTGAATGGAAGTTCACATCTCCGTTCCACAGTAATATTACTTATTATCATACAGCGCTTGATAAGGAGCTTTTAACACCTATTTTACAAAAGGAAAAGGTAGAAGTTGCACTACATTTCAAAAGTGAACCTATCACATCAAATAAAATAAAAGACTCCTTCGACCAGTCGGAAGAGAATATTCACACAACGATGCATGTACTCGAAGCTTGTGCGGAAGCTAAAGTGAAAAAGGTGATTTTTCCTAGTACGATCTCTGTTTATGGCAATCAATCAGATGTGGCTGTGGAAGATTCATTTTTAGACCCTATTCTTTTTGAAGGCCTTTCGAAAAAAGTGGAAGAGAAATATGTCATGCATTATCACAAGCTTTACGGCTTGGACTTTTCTATTTTAAGGTTCGCTGATATATATGGAATAGATAATGGCGGATATATAGCAGAAAATATCGAGAGAGCAATAGATGGACATGCACCCCTTATCAATGGAACAGGACAAGAACTGCGAAACTTTCTTTATATCGATGATGCTGTCGATGCTATTTTAGCTGCTTTAACTAATGGAGATAATCAGGTCATAAATATTGCAGCAGACTCTATGCACAGTTTGGAAGAAGCGGCGGTTTGTGTAAGTGAGACGGTTGGAAAGTTAGAGCCGGTTTATGATAGAGAAGAGGAGACATTAGTTTCCACTTGCCCTGTATCGACTCATAAAGCAAAAGAACTATTAGGCTGGGAAGCAAAAATCCCGCTGTGGGAGGGGCTGCAAAAAACCTTAGAGAAAACCGAGGTAAGAAAGCATTTTTAA